aggggaggataaggaagaggaagattaACCCCAAGGTGGTGGAACTAGCTTTGATAGCTCCTCCCTCCAAGGCCCCTTGGCATGGAGCCAGGTCTGGGCCTCAGGCAAAGAGTTCAGGCCAGGGTCTGACTGGACATAGTGCCCCAAACCTCCATATGCCTCCACCCCCTACTCTCACAGTCTCTGACCTGCCTGAACACCTTTGACCTGCATCACCACCGCTGGCTTCCCTGCCTATCTTTCTGACTGATAATAATCACTGCTTAACAACTCAGTACACAGGCATTAGAGTTAATGGAGCACGGCCTGGCCTGCTGCTGGCCAGCAGAGCgctttcttgtttttgagactggatctcctTCCCTAGcccttggctgttctagaactcactctgtagaccaggctggcctcgagagGGCAGGGATCAGGCCCGGCTCAGCATAGCATTGTTTTAGTTATGGAGAACTGGGAGAGGAGACCCAGGGCTGGGCTGGAGGAGCTTAGAGGGACACCTGAGACTTGAGGCAACTGCACTTTACAGTTGGTAGAGAGTGTTTCCACACTGGACCGTATGTTCTGTACGTGCCGCTCTTGGAGCACCTCTTAGTCTCTCTATCCCAGGAAGGGTTAGAACAGATCTCACTGGAGCTAGAGAGAAGCGCCACTTGTATTTAGGATTCTACAGATCTGAGTGGGAATCCTGGAGGCAGTgggctggagaaggaagaggaagattgaCCTGGGGAGGTGCTGACGGGGACAGATGTGAACAGGGAGGGTGTGGGTGGGGAATGTGTGAGGACCAGATGCGCAGACATTTCTAGATGCAGGAGTAGGTGCAACCTCACTTTTCATCTCTCTCCAtgtcccccacctcctccactaTGACCTCAGCTTCAGAAGAGTCCATGGTGATGGGGTATCTCCTACCTGAGTGTCAGATCTGGAGGGACAGGCAGAAACTACTGCTGCAGTGATAGCTCCCTCCCATCCCCTTCTGGGAGTCAAGAAAAACCAGTGGATGTCATTTAACCACCTGGGTTCCCAGTGTATTCCCATTGCCGAACCCTCCCATAGGGCTCTgcatgtctcctctttctgggacTTAATTGCAGCCGGAGGGATTTAGGTTATACTCCAGGAAGGACCACTAGTCTCCTCTGTGGTGGCAGGCATGTCTGATCTCAATGGGACTTCATGTGCTTTGCTTTCTGACagatgtttggctgtggctcCGTGGCTCAGGTGGTGCTCAGCCGCGGCACCCATGGCGGCTTCCTCACCATCAACTTGGCTTTTGGCTTCGCTGTCACCCTCGCCATCTTGGTGGCTGGCCAAGTGTCTGGTAAGGCCTCAACCCCCAGCCTCAGTTGTCAGCCCTCACCAGCATTTCCAACAAGTGCCCGgctagagagcagagagggaggggcaCCCCCAAGTGCACGTACTAGCAGCACCTCAGCTTTGGGTCTTTTGGAGGCAAGGGTGGAAGAGACTTGACAGAACCTTTGACTCTCACCTTGGAATCAAAGATCAGTCTGTGACATAGTCCAACTGCCATCCAGGCCAAGAAAACCTACCTACACCCCAGAAAAGAAGAGCACATGGGAGCCCCAGCCTGCCCGAAGTGACAGGCTGTAGCTAATAAGATGCTATCTCCTCTCCTCAGGAGCCCACCTGAATCCTGCTGTGACCTTTGCAATGTGCTTCCTGGCACGAGAGCCCTGGGTCAAGCTGCCCATCTACACACTAGCACAGACGCTGGGGGCcttcttgggtgctgggattattttTGGCCTGTACTATGGTAAGcattccccattccctctccagGCACTTTCTCTTGTTAAGTACTTGTTGGCACCAAGCCCATTGATGACAACCAGGACCTGCCCAGGCCCAGGGCTCATGACTCATTCACGAACACTCAGGCCCAGGTTGGGGGCTGTAGGGGAAAGAAACAAGTTGGGCAACAACAGAATCTCGAGTCCTCCACCTCATCCCACCCCGCCCCCTGTGCTTACCCATGACCCATggcagggtggggagggcagCTCTGAGAGGAAAGGCTCTGCCCTCACTCACAATGGTTCTAATCTGTCACCAGATGCAATCTTGGCCTTTGCCAACAACCAGCTTATCGTCTCCGGCCCCAATGGCACAGCTGGTATCTTTGCCACCTACCCCTCTGGGCACTTGGACATGGTCAATGGCTTCTTTGATCAGGTATGGACTGGGGGCACGTGAAgtaaatgcagagagaggaacagCCTTGTTTCGGACAACACGCCTTGATCAGTAGAATTTCTCAGGTGGTGGGAACCCCAACCTCAGAACATGGTGGTGGGTCTTTTATAAAGCATGGAAGCTTCCCAGTGAAATCTTGGTTTTGCAAGCATCCTAGGATCAGGGCAAGGCAGAGGAAGGGCAGACTGGAGCATGGGTGAAGTAGCTGACCCTCACTGCGTTCTCTCTCCCAGTTCATAGGCACAGCCGCTCTTATCGTGTGTGTTCTGGCCATTGTTGACCCTTATAACAACCCTGTGCCCCGTGGCCTGGAGGCCTTCACTGTGGGCTTTGTGGTCCTGGTCATTGGAACCTCCATGGGCTTCAACTCTGGCTATGCTGTCAACCCGGCCCGTGACTTTGGACCCCGCCTTTTCACTGCCCTGGCTGGCTGGGGCTCAGAAGTCTTCACGTGAGTACAGTCCCCGACTCAGCTTACCTTAGCCTGCCTTCCCTCTTCCTGCCAACCTGTCTCTGATtaccagtgtttttttttttctccaggacTGGCCGTCACTGGTGGTGGGTACCCATCGTCTCTCCACTCCTTGGATCCATTTGTGGTGTCTTTGTGTACCAGCTCATGATTGGTTGCCACCTGGAGCAGCCCCCACCCTCCACTGAGGCAGAGAATGTGAAGCTGGCCCACATGAAGCACAAGGAACAGATCTGAGTGGGCagcagccacccccaccccctgttcACTCTCTTGAGTGTCCACTGACTGTGGGGGGCCACTCTCTAAAAAACCCCTTGTGATGCCTCTCCAGGCTAAAACTCTCCCTGTATCCACCCCTGCTGAATGGCCCCTCCAGAATTTCTACTGAACTCTGCCCATTAGGGCATTAGGTTCCCACCCTTAAGCCAAGGTAGGAATAGCAAGTAAGACCAAACATCATCCTTTTGTTTTCCaaaaggaagaggatggagagagagagagagagagagatggagagagagagagagagagagagagagcgagcgagcacatgtgtaaatgtgtgttggTGTGCTGTTTTCTAGGCTGAATGTGAGGGCAAGGGACCAAGTTTTCAAAACAAACTCAAGGGAGCCCAGGGGAATGGAGAAAATGAGTCAGGAAAGTGCCAGAGTGTGCATGCCTCAGAGACTCCATAGGGAGGTGGGCCCAGAAGTGTGTTTCTAAGTATGTGAGTGTCCGTTTATTTGAAATGGACTTCTAGGcttggggagggggcagggataAGAGGGGTGTAGCTCACATCTGGAGCTATGATCCTTGACTAGGGGCTGTGTAATATGTTTCTGTTATAAGATAGACATTGGGAGGGGCTGAGGTCCAGGTTGTaagtttcataatttttttaaatatataaatatatacatacatatatgttacagttttaGGACTAGGGGTGGGAAACTCCACTTTTTAAGAGGGTTTTACTTCCTTTAATCCTCCAATCAACAATGTACTGTTGccttttatatgaaaaaaataaaatgtatacatgtgACAGCAACTGTGCCTTtctgcctgtttgtttttgtgtcagggtctttttgttttcagatagggtctctagtcctggctatcctgggactcacCTTGTATACCatgccttgaactcatggagacccCTGGTGGTATCAAaattgtgtgccaccacaccagattCTGATATTTTTCTGGGACTAGCATTCAAGTGTTGGCTTTATTGGATCATAaatttaagccgggcagtggtggcgcacgcctttaatcccagcacttgggaggcagaggcaggcggatttctgagtttgaggccagcctggtctacagagtgagttccaggacagccaggactacacagagaaaccctatctcgaaaaacaaaaacaaaaaaaaggatcATAAATTTACAGATGTTTAATTCAGAGTCTAATCTCAGCTTGTATTCAGTGGTCCCAGAATCCACCCTTTTGAGCATCTTCTGAATCCAATTGTCTTATCCCCTTCCCCAGGAAGGAAGTTTGAAGTCCCTCTGGCAGGCAGAGCTGCTCAGAGAACGGAGAGGCTAAGCCTATGGCTCAAAGAGGCCAACCAGACTGGGGACCTGTATTGTCCTCTAAAGTTGCTTAATCTCCACCTAGCCTAGACTCTTGGCTGTGACACTCTCAgcagcctccctcctccctccaaggTGTCAGTCCACACAGGGTATCTCCCTGAGGGTAGGGCTCATGGAAACACGGTCCTCACTACATCTCCAAAATCCATCTGCATTGGGTTCTCTTGTCCCCATCACTACGTTCTACCTTCACTTCTGGCTACTTTCTAGGACTTTCCTATCCCTCCTCTAGGAAATgggttactcttttttttttttttttttttttttttttttttttttttttttttttttttttttttttttttttttttttggtttttagagaagacagggtttctctgtgtagccctggctgtcctggaactcactccgtagaccaggctggcctcgaactcagaaatctgcctgcctctgcctcccgagtgctgggattaaaggcgtgcgccaccaccgtccggccaAATGGGTTACTCTTACTCTTCATCTTCCACTTGCCTGACTCAAGAGCCTCTCGTGTTTACTCGCTTCCCCTCTGGGACATGTCCATGCTCGGTAAGGCAAGGGTGACTAGCCTGGCGCGCCTGAGCCCAGGAAGTGCGCCTCATTTCCAGCTTCCTTAATACATCTGACTTAAGTTTCACCAGGAATATGGCTGAAGGAAAGCTTCCTGAAGCGTTAACCCCGTGGGAGCCAGAGGCTCCCTGGCCTGCATAGCTCCGCTCTTAAGGCTCTTGGTCTGTCATGGCTCTTGCCCCTTCACAGATGAGGCCCAGAAAGAGCAACTGGCAAGGTCACACCACAGAACCAGGATTGTGACGGGAGTCAGTGGGACAAGACAATTCCTTCATGGATCTTAATCCTTGTTCCCAGCTCCCAAGAGGCATCTCTGGAATGCTGGAGAGACCTGAGCCTGAGGGAGTGTCCCTTTCTGAGATCCTGAGGGGGGAGAATGTTAACCTTGGGAACAGAGGTGCCTGCAGTTTCCTTCAGCCACACCAGTTCCCCCTGGGGACCCCACCCAAGACCCCACCTCACCATCCTTCCTTTTAGCCACTGGGGAGCAGGAAGCTTTCAGGTGCCATTATAGGGTAGTGCCCGTCACAACTACTAGGTGTGTTTGTGTTCCTTCTCTGGACCTTAGTTTCTTTATCTGTGACACTCGGTTTAATAAAAAGAGTAAATAAGAAGAGATGATTCATAGAAAGGGCTTAATGTGGGCTGGCGAGAGGCCTCCGTGGGTAATGGCACCTGCCATCAAGTCTGACAAGGTAAATCTGATCTCTGGAACCCAAAGAgtaaaagagagaaccaattctccagaaagttgtcctctaagcTCCACACTTGCACTCTGGCCTGctcccacatatacatacatgcacaacggtaaatgtgattaaaaatatAAGTGAGTTTAGCAGTGACCAGGAAAACACTTGCAGAACCAGGATGGGGTGGGAACGTAGAGGTGGAAGGGGTGAGCTGTTTCCGTAAAGGCCATTGAATTTAACAAGCATCTTTTACCTCAGATCCATCCACAAGTGTGGATTTactgagaagggagggaggaagtggagtGGTGGCTTGCCCCGCTGTCTCCAGGCCCTACAAGGCTCTTGGGTTGGGTAGTAAGGAATGGGTATAAGGAAGGCAAGACCGAGTCACAGGTATGCAGGGCAGAGGGCGGAACAGGAGCTAGGCAGCTAGGCAGTTGTGACTCCTTCAAACAAGGAACTCACCATGAATCCTCCACTCTGAATAGGCAAAGTTGTGGCTATTAGCAAATTCTGGAAGGAAAATGCTCTACTTCCTATAAGAAAGCTTCTCCATTTCACAGAATTTATTTTCAGGGAAGCTAGGGGAAATCGGAAATCGCTGCTGTATCTCAAGGCTTGCCGAGGGCTCTTTATGTTTCTGTACTAAGCCCTCATTACAAACCTTTGAAGGAGCCAgttttcatctgtctgtctgtcttttcctctctttctctttatttttcgagacagggcttctctgtttagttcctggaactcactctatagttaaggctgttctggaactcatatAGCTCTTCATGTTGCTacctcgagtgctgggattaaaggtgtgtgctaccaccgccAGGCTGGAGCCATGTTTCTTAAAGCAGATGATTTGCATCAGTGAAGTCAGCTCCCTGAATCGTGAGCTTGCCTGATGTTTGGATACATGGCTCTGAGTCTGTGCACACAGGTGAATGTGCATTTCTCAGGGTTTCTTgtaggcctgttttttttttttttttttcctcagtgtgTTGGGCTGTCTGAATCTCTGGTTTTCTTCACCTttggctctctctctgtgttaccACCTAATTCTTGATGTACCTCTTAAGAGGCATCTCTGTATGTACCCCGAGTTCCTTTCTCTGTGCACTTGGACTGTACCTCTAAGTGCAAGTGACGCCAGCCAACCATCTCCGCTCCAGGGCATGTCTTCTTAATTCCTGGTAATGAGCTCTGTCCTGCTGGCTGCTAACTCtcctagattttgttttttttttctgaaaaagctGGGTGGGGCATCCACAAGCCTGGAGAAAGTTGGGTGAGGTAGagttgggtggggtgggaagacAAGAAGAGGGCCAACTCCACCCAGTATAGAAACGCTacggcaatggttctcaacctgtgggtcacgacctcTTTGAGGCTACATTGTACATACTTTGCTTGTCAGATATGTAGttacaattcctaacagtaacaaaaatacagctatgaagtagcaaccaaataattttatggttgcaggTGGTCatgacaacatgaggaactggattaGAGGGTTGAAGCTTTAGGGAGGTTGAAATCCACTGCCCTAAAGGCTAGGGAAGGCATGGAGACCCC
Above is a window of Arvicanthis niloticus isolate mArvNil1 chromosome 5, mArvNil1.pat.X, whole genome shotgun sequence DNA encoding:
- the Aqp3 gene encoding aquaporin-3, with the translated sequence MGRQKELMNRCGEMLHIRYRLLRQALAECLGTLILVMFGCGSVAQVVLSRGTHGGFLTINLAFGFAVTLAILVAGQVSGAHLNPAVTFAMCFLAREPWVKLPIYTLAQTLGAFLGAGIIFGLYYDAILAFANNQLIVSGPNGTAGIFATYPSGHLDMVNGFFDQFIGTAALIVCVLAIVDPYNNPVPRGLEAFTVGFVVLVIGTSMGFNSGYAVNPARDFGPRLFTALAGWGSEVFTTGRHWWWVPIVSPLLGSICGVFVYQLMIGCHLEQPPPSTEAENVKLAHMKHKEQI